The Pochonia chlamydosporia 170 chromosome 1, whole genome shotgun sequence genome window below encodes:
- a CDS encoding glutamate synthase precursor (similar to Aspergillus terreus NIH2624 XP_001209476.1), protein MGLLPEFDDRHIEAEQQEYHPYEYQTENNDSWAGALPVKQGLYDPAYERDACGVGFACHIKGKPSHKIVSDARNLLCNMTHRGAVGSDARDGDGAGVMTSIPHRFFIKNFEKEQDIKLPPPGQYAVGNLFFKPDEETLEESQRQLEDVAESLGLRVLGWRRPPVDSTLLGPAAKSREPIIAQPFVVLTSAYGSGTVPEMTDPEKFDERLFERQLYVLRKRATHTIGLKNWFYLCSLSNKNIVYKGQLSPVQVYSYYHDLVNADYEAHFALVHSRFSTNTFPSWDRAQPLRWAAHNGEINTLRGNKNWMRAREGVMNSDIFKEELEQMYPIVEDGGSDSAAFDNVLELLTINGVLSLPEAVMLMVPEAWQGNDQMDPKKAAFYEWAACQMEPWDGPALFTFADGRYCGANLDRNGLRPCRFYVMDDDRIICASEVGTIPVEPESVIQKGRLQPGRMLLVDTKAGRIIDDKELKAAVANRHDFRSWLSKELLTMPKLLEKLETALDLSPKLDATHLQEDPLLLSFGYTHEQVSLLLAPMAADEKEALGSMGNDAPLACLTPSPRLLYDYFRQLFAQVTNPPIDPIRESIVMSLECYVGPQGNLLEMDPSQCGRLLLPSPILSIPEFNAINNMASVHSEWTVKTIDLTFPKSQGVEGYISHLDEICNEATAAIEARDRIIVLSDRKTSADRVPVSAALASAMVHHHLVSNKWRSMAALVVETAEAREVHHMCVLLGYGADAVNPYLAMECVLKLNREGLIKKKLSDEALIRNYIHSCDGGILKVMSKMGISTLASYKGAQIFEALGLDESVVERCFRGTASRIQGLTFELIAEDAFRFHERGFPSRYTVGIKALPESGEYHWRDGGEPHINSPAAIANIQDAVRNKNDKSYEAYSKAEYEQIKNCTLRGLLDFNFEDATPVPIDQVEPWTEIVRRFCTGAMSYGSISMESHSTLAVAMNRLGGKSNTGEGGEDPERSERMPNGDTMRSAIKQVASGRFGVTSAYLADSDELQIKMAQGAKPGEGGELPGHKVSKSIARTRHSTPGVGLISPPPHHDIYSIEDLKQLIYDLKCSSPRSRVSVKLVSEVGVGIVASGVAKAKADHILISGHDGGTGASRWTGIKYAGLPWELGLAETHQTLVLNDLRGRVVVQTDGQLRTGRDVAIACLLGAEEWGFATAPLIAMGCVFMRKCHLNTCPVGIATQDPELRKKFQGTPEHVINFFYYVANELRAIMAQLGFRTINEMVGHVEHLRMRDDLRTHKTANIDLSLLLTPAHKLRPGVATFNVRKQDHKLYVRLDNKLISEAELTLDKGLPSRIECDIVNTDRAMGTSLSYQISKRYGEAGLPMDTVHVNIKGSAGQSFGAFLAPGVTLELEGDANDYVGKGLSGGRLIVYPPRNAVFKAEENILVGNVCLYGATTGTCFFRGIAAERFAVRNSGATAVVEGVGDHGCEYMTGGRIVILGRTGRNFAAGMSGGIAYVLDIHNDFHSKLNTEMVEASPITDPAEIAFVRGLIEDHHHYTGSELAARILVDFNRALPRFVKVLPVDYKRVLEEEAAKAAEAKRAEYNLPIVSGVKHKKDEKAAKLQDLEEAIGDAKAEKKRALVLDKTKGFMKYARRSEKYRAASTRTKDWAELSSRLDQDELKYQAARCMDCGVPFCQSETGCPISNIIPKWNELLFQGQWKDALNRLLMTNNFPEFTGRVCPAPCEGACVLGINEDPVGIKSIECAIIDRGFEMGWMIPRPPEVRTGKSIAVIGSGPAGLAAADQLNRAGHSVTVYERADRLGGLLMYGIPNMKLDKRIVKRRTDFMAAEGINFKTGVAVGEDGHPSLSELRAANDAVIIATGATVARDLPIKGRELDGIHYAMEFLHKNTKSLLDSELVDNAYISAKDKHVVVIGGGDTGNDCIGTSVRHGAKSVTNFELLPQPPPERASDNPWPQWPRIYRVDYGHTEVRQHTGKDPREYCIMSEEFVDDGSGKVKGINTIRVEWTKSPSGGWDMKKVDGSQQFFPADLVLLAMGFLGPEARVLGDEIEKDARKNVKTPAGKYCTNVEGVFAAGDARRGQSLIVWGINEGRMAAREVDLYLEKSTNLPVTGGIVKRTAQEILGRVVEVK, encoded by the exons ATGGGCCTGCTCCCTGAGTTCGACGATCGACACATCGAAGCTGAGCAGCAGGAATACCACCCGTACGAGTATCAGACTGAGAACAATGACTCGTGGGCTGGTGCCTTGCCGGTGAAGCAGGGTCTTTACGACCCGGCTTATGAACGAGATGCCTGTGGTGTCGGTTTCGCTTG CCACATCAAGGGCAAGCCGAGCCACAAGATTGTTAGCGATG CTCGCAATCTGCTGTGCAACATGACCCATCGTGGAGCCGTGGGATCTGATGCACGAGATGGTGACGGAGCTGGTGTCATGACATCTATCCCTCACAGGttcttcatcaagaactttgagaaggagcaggacATCAAGTTGCCGCCTCCTGGCCAATACGCTGTAGGAAACTTGTTTTTCAAGCCCGACGAAGAGACTCTTGAAGAGTCCCAGAGGCAACTGGAAGATGTTGCCGAGTCGTTGGGCCTTCGGGTCCTGGGATGGCGAAGGCCTCCTGTCGACTCGACACTGCTTGGCCCTGCGGCAAAGTCCCGTGAGCCCATCATTGCTCAGCCCTTTGTCGTTCTCACCTCTGCCTATGGTTCTGGTACCGTGCCAGAGATGACCGACCCGGAGAAGTTTGACGAGAGATTGTTCGAGCGACAGCTTTATGTTCTCCGAAAACGGGCTACTCACACTATTGGCCTGAAAAATTGGTTCTATCTTTGCTCCTTGTCTAACAAGAACATTGTTTACAAGGGCCAACTCTCTCCAGTCCAAGTCTACTCGTACTACCATGACCTGGTCAATGCCGACTACGAAGCTCACTTTGCTCTCGTCCACTCTCGATTTTCCACAAACACCTTCCCTTCATGGGACAGAGCGCAGCCTCTGCGGTGGGCTGCCCACAATGGTGAAATCAATACTTTGAGAGGCAACAAGAACTGGATGCGTGCTCGTGAGGGTGTCATGAACTCTGACATCTTCAAGGAAGAGTTGGAGCAAATGTACCCTATTGTCGAGGACGGCGGATCCGACTCTGCAGCCTTTGATAATGTGCTTGAGCTTCTCACCATCAATGGTGTGCTCTCACTGCCTGAAGCTGTCATGCTCATGGTCCCCGAAGCCTGGCAAGGAAATGACCAGATGGACCCCAAGAAAGCTGCTTTCTATGAGTGGGCCGCTTGCCAGATGGAGCCTTGGGATGGCCCTGCTTTGTTCACCTTTGCCGACGGCCGCTACTGCGGTGCCAATCTGGACAGAAACGGTCTCCGCCCTTGCAGATTCTATGTCATGGATGATGACCGCATCATTTGCGCATCTGAAGTCGGCACCATCCCCGTTGAGCCCGAGAGTGTCATCCAGAAAGGCAGATTGCAGCCCGGAAGAATGTTGCTCGTTGATACCAAGGCTGGCCGAATTATCGATGACAAGGAACTCaaggctgctgttgccaacCGCCACGATTTCCGCTCCTGGTTGAGCAAGGAACTTCTCACCATGCCCAAGCttctggagaagctcgagaCTGCCTTGGATCTTTCTCCCAAGCTAGACGCTACACACCTTCAAGAGGACCCTCTTCTGTTGTCTTTTGGATATACACACGAGCAGGTCAGCTTGCTTCTTGCTCCTATGGCAgctgatgagaaggaagCTTTGGGCTCCATGGGCAACGATGCCCCCCTGGCTTGTCTAACACCTTCTCCTCGACTGCTGTATGACTACTTTAGACAGCTCTTTGCCCAGGTTACCAACCCCCCGATTGATCCTATCCGAGAGTCCATTGTCATGTCTCTGGAGTGCTATGTTGGGCCTCAGGGAAACCTTTTGGAAATGGATCCCTCTCAGTGTGGCCGTCTGCTGCTTCCCAGCCCCATCCTCTCCATTCCGGAATTCAATGCtatcaacaacatggcatctGTTCACTCCGAATGGACTGTCAAGActattgacttgacattccCCAAATCCCAAGGCGTTGAGGGCTACATCAGCCACCTTGATGAAATTTGCAACGAGGCCActgctgccattgaagccCGCGATAGAATCATCGTTCTTTCCGACCGCAAAACTTCGGCTGATCGGGTTCCCGTCTCTGCTGCGCTTGCTTCCGCTATGGTGCACCATCATCTTGTCAGCAATAAATGGCGCTCTATGGCCGCTCTAGTGGTGGAGACTGCCGAAGCCCGCGAGGTCCATCACATGTGTGTACTTCTTGGTTATGGTGCCGACGCTGTCAACCCTTACCTGGCCATGGAGTGTGTCCTGAAACTGAACCGCGAGGGAttgatcaagaagaagctctcCGACGAAGCCCTTATCCGCAACTACATCCACTCTTGCGATGGTGGAATTTTGAAGGTCATGAGCAAAATGGGCATCTCGACTCTCGCTTCTTACAAGGGTGCGCAGATTTTTGAGGcacttggtcttgatgagtCTGTCGTTGAGCGCTGCTTCAGGGGCACTGCTTCGCGTATCCAGGGGTTGACCTTTGAGCTGATCGCCGAGGACGCCTTCCGGTTCCATGAGCGTGGATTCCCCTCCCGGTACACTGTCGGCATCAAGGCCCTTCCTGAGTCTGGTGAATACCACTGGCGAGATGGTGGTGAGCCTCATATTAACAGTCCTGCCGCTATTGCCAACATTCAAGACGCTGTCCGAAACAAGAACGACAAGTCATATGAAGCCTACTCCAAGGCTGAGTACGAGCAGATCAAAAACTGTACTCTTCGTGGTCTCTTGGACTTTAACTTCGAGGATGCCACTCCCGTGCCAATTGATCAGGTTGAGCCGTGGACTGAGATTGTCCGACGTTTCTGCACCGGTGCCATGTCCTATGGCTCTATTTCCATGGAGTCTCACTCCACCTTGGCTGTCGCAATGAACAGACTCGGCGGCAAGTCCAATACTGGTGAAGGTGGTGAGGATCCCGAACGATCTGAGCGCATGCCCAACGGTGACACCATGCGATCTGCCATCAAGCAGGTTGCCTCTGGTCGTTTCGGTGTCACATCCGCCTACCTTGCCGACTCTGATGAACTGCAGATCAAGATGGCCCAGGGTGCCAAGCCTGGTGAAGGTGGTGAGCTACCGGGCCACAAGGTCTCCAAGTCCATTGCTCGCACCCGTCACTCTACGCCTGGTGTCGGTCTTAtctcccctcctcctcaccacgATATTTACTCTATTGAGGATCTCAAGCAGCTCATCTACGACTTGAAGTGCTCCAGCCCCCGATCGCGAGTGTCCGTCAAACTTGTTTCcgaggttggtgttggtattGTTGCCTCTGGTGtcgccaaggccaaggctgacCATATCCTCATCTCCGGCCACGATGGTGGTACTGGTGCTTCTCGATGGACTGGTATCAAATATGCCGGCCTCCCTTGGGAATTGGGTCTGGCCGAaacccaccagactcttgtCCTTAACGACCTCCGTGGCCGTGTCGTTGTTCAGACCGATGGTCAGCTGCGAACCGGACGTGatgttgccattgcttgcttgcttggtgcAGAGGAATGGGGTTTCGCCACTGCTCCTCTTATTGCCATGGGTTGCGTCTTTATGCGTAAATGCCACC TGAACACCTGCCCTGTTGGCATTGCCACCCAGGATCCCGAGCTGCGAAAGAAATTCCAGGGTACCCCTGAGCATgtcatcaacttcttctATTACGTCGCCAATGAGCTTcgagccatcatggcccagctTGGTTTCCGTACCATCAATGAGATGGTGGGCCATGTTGAACACTTACGGATGCGTGATGACCTCCGCACCCACAAGACTGCCAACATTGACTTGTCACTCCTCCTGACGCCCGCCCATAAGCTTCGACCTGGTGTCGccactttcaatgttcgaaAGCAAGACCACAAGCTCTACGTCCGCCTTGACAACAAGCTTATCTCGGAAGCTGAGTTGACTCTCGACAAGGGCCTGCCATCCAGAATCGAGTGTGACATTGTCAACACCGACCGGGCCATGGGCACATCTCTATCGTATCAGATCTCCAAGAGGTATGGTGAGGCTGGCTTGCCCATGGACACGGTTCACGTCAACATCAAGGGCTCTGCAGGGCAGTCCTTTGGTGCCTTCCTCGCACCCGGTGTCACCCTGGAGCTTGAGGGTGATGCCAATGATTACGTCGGCAAAGGTCTTTCTGGCGGTCGCCTGATTGTCTACCCCCCTCGCAATGCAGTGTTCAAGGCCGAAGAGAACATTCTGGTTGGTAATGTGTGTCTTTACGGTGCCACCACCGGAACCTGCTTCTTCCGCGGTATTGCTGCTGAGCGATTTGCCGTCCGTAACTCAGGCGCTACGGCGGTTGTGGAGGGTGTCGGTGACCACGGTTGTGAGTACATGACCGGTGGTCGAATCGTCATCTTGGGACGCACTGGACGCAACTTTGCTGCTGgtatgtctggtggtattgCCTACGTGCTCGATATCCACAACGACTTCCactccaagctcaacacGGAAATGGTTGAAGCCAGCCCGATTACCGATCCCGCTGAAATTGCCTTTGTTCGCGGCCTCATCGAGGATCACCACCACTACACCGGATCTGAGCTTGCTGCTCGTATCTTGGTCGACTTTAACCGTGCCCTTCCTCGATTTGTCAAGGTCCTCCCGGTCGACTATAAGCGAGttcttgaggaggaggctgccaaggctgctgaggctAAGCGCGCCGAGTACAACCTTCCGATTGTGTCTGGCGTGAAGCACAAGAAGGATGAGAAGGCCGCCAAGTTGCAGGATTTGGAGGAGGCTATTGGTGACgccaaggctgagaagaagagagcctTGGTGCTTGACAAGACCAAAGGCTTCATGAAGTACGCTCGTCGCTCCGAGAAGTACCGCGCTGCTTCCACCCGTACAAAGGATTGGGCCGAACTCAGCTCTCGTCTTGACCAAGATGAGCTCAAGTATCAGGCCGCTCGCTGCATGGACTGTGGTGTTCCGTTCTGTCAGTCTGAGACGGGCTgccccatctccaacattATTCCCAAATGGAACGAATTATTGTTTCAGGGCCAATGGAAGGACGCTCTGAACCGCCTTCTCATGACCAACAACTTCCCCGAGTTCACTGGTCGTGTGTGTCCTGCTCCTTGTGAAGGTGCTTGCGTTCTCGGCATCAACGAAGACCCTGTTGGTATCAAGTCTATCGAGTGCGCCATCATCGACCGTGGATTTGAGATGGGCTGGATGATTCCTCGTCCACCCGAGGTGCGCACTGGCAAGAGCATTGCCGTAATCGGATCCGGTCCTGctggtcttgctgctgctgaccAGCTTAACCGTGCCGGCCACAGCGTCACCGTCTATGAGCGTGCCGACCGTCTCGGTGGTCTTCTGATGTACGGTATCCCCAATATGAAGCTTGACAAGCGAATTGTCAAGCGTCGTACCGATTTCATGGCCGCTGAGGGCATCAATTTCAAGACCggcgttgctgttggtgaagatggccaCCCATCGTTGTCTGAGCTTCGGGCCGCCAATgacgccgtcatcattgCCACTGGTGCAACTGTTGCCCGTGATTTGCCTATCAAGGGTCGTGAGCTCGATGGCATTCACTATGCCATGGAGTTCTTGCACAAGAACACCAAGTCCCTCTTGGACTCGGAGCTGGTTGACAACGCCTACATCTcggccaaggacaagcacGTTGTCGTtattggtggtggtgatacGGGCAATGACTGCATTGGTACTTCAGTTCGTCACGGTGCCAAGTCTGTCACCAACTTTGAGCTTCTGCCTCAGCCTCCCCCAGAGCGAGCC